The Mucilaginibacter gracilis genomic interval CTCTTTACGTCTTTGCTTGCTGAGGATCTTCCCAGTTTACTTACACTCTTCCCAGAGCCTGTTAGTCAAACATTATTGACAGTAGCAATGATGCGTTTTGCTTATCAGCACCCAATAAAGCGTATGCCGTTTCAACATGCACATGACTACTGTTCTCTGAACTGGGTCACAAAAGGTCTTGATGACAAAGCAATTACAGCTGCATTGAAATATGTAGGAGAAAACAGAGAACTATTGCTGGGCTGGATGAAAGGCAGATTAGGGGTAAGGGAAGCTATGCAGGATAAATTTGTAATGATTGATTCTACGCACATACCATCCCTTTCAGAACATCTTTCAGTCAACGCAATGGGTTATAATCCACAGCATAGCTATGATCCACAAATACGCCTGATGTACATTTTTTCTGCACAAATGCAACAACCGGTGTATTATAGACTTATCAATGGGAATATTACTGACGTTACATCGATGAAGATATGTGTAGACGAACTAAATATCAAAGATGTGGTTTTCATTGCCGACAAGGGATTTTACAGCAAGAAAAACGTCGCTGACCTCAAAACTGCCTCCATTCATTTCATTATCCCACTATACAGAAATAATAATCTCATAGATTATGAACCGCTACAGCAAGCCAATTTTAAAAAAGGTATAAAGAATTATTTCACCTATCAGAAGAGGGTGGTCTGGTATTATGAATATGAAAAAGAAGGACTGATGCTAACTACTTACCTTGACGAGCGCCTTAGAGTAGAAGAAGAAGCTGATTTCCTTACCCGTACTCAAACACATCCTGATAAGTATAAAGAAGTTGATTTCTTTGAACGGGTTGACCGTTTTGGAACACTTACACTCACGAATCACCTGCCTGAAGCGGTGTCCGCACAAATGTTATATGAAACCTACAAACAGCGCAATGAAATAGAAGTCATGTTTGACGCCTACAAGCACTTCCTGCTTGCAGACAAAACCTACATGCAGAACCGATATGTGCTGGAAGGATGGTTAATGGCAAATTTTATAGCCATGATCGCATACTACAGGTTGTATACACGACTAAAAACAGCAAACAAACTTTCAAAATATGCACCAAAGGACATAGTAGAAATATCAAAAAGCATCTACCAAACTAAAATCCGAAACACCTGGGTAAGATCCGAAATAACAAAAAAGACAAAAGACCTCTTTAAATCTATTGACATAGACTACCTAAATTAGCGGAGTTAGGGTTTAAACCAATCAAGCTTGGTTTTATCGCCATAACAGGCTTTCGAATCCGGGTCGGTTTCTTCGGCCCGGGCTTTCATAAAATCTTCATTGAAGGTCTTATTCAACATAGCCAGCAACTTATCACCATTCTGATTAAAAAAGGCAGCGTTGGTTACCTTTACAAAAACACCGTTTTGTTTAAGATATACTTTAGACGACCAAAAAGTGCGGCCCTTATAATCAGGCTCGCCTATAGAAACCGACCTGTAATTTTGATAAGTGCAGGTGCGGGTAATGGTAACATCACCGTTTTCATTAGGTTTACTTTCTTTCTCAACACATTGTGCCCTATTTGGTAATGCCTTTGCCACATTTATGCTGATCCTTTTTATCAATAACCTAACCCGGGCCTTTACAATACTATTCATTTCGGCATAGGCAATCATCCTGTCATCTTGCGCCGAACTTGCAAAAGCCCCTTTTCTATCGGCAAAAGCCTTATCTCTTAATGCGAGCCATTTTAACTGGTCTGCTTTTAAAGCCAGTTTTTCGGTAGGGTTTAGGCCAGCGCGCAAATTTTTATAGGCTACGTTTAAAACACTATCTAACTGGCCGTAAAATTTTTGTTCGCAACCCAGCATAGCTTGACCCTTATCCAGGCATTTTTTATTTTCTACTTCCAGATCTGTAATGGTTTGTTCTGTTTGTGCCTTTACAACCGAATTTATAAATAATAAACCCAATATCATCATTAAGTATTTCATGTTTTTGGTTATTATGCCAAAGGCGTTTGGTTTTGATGGATAACCGTTTGGGTAGGGAAGGCAAAATCGCCCGCGCTTTGTTGCACTATCTCTATTATTTTAAAATTGATCTCCTCTTTTATTTTAAGGTACCAGTTGTAATCCATCATTTCAATATAATACAAAACCTGCAAATCCAATGATGATGAGCCAAAATTTTCGAAGGTTACAATACCGTCATCGCTGGTTTTTGAATGAGCATTAATATAGCTTGTAATTTTATCGGCAATGTTCTTAATATCGGCAATAGGGGTATTGTAGGTTAAGCCCACATCAAACTTAACGCGGCGGTAATTGCGCACGCTCATGTTTTCGAGCGCGGTATCAATCATTTTTTTATTAGGCATGGTTACCACGCTTTTTTCGGCTGTACGTATGCGGGTGCTTCTAAAGCCTACCTTTTCAATAGTGCCTTCAACGCCGTTAACTTTAACAAAATCGCCCAGTACAAAGGGTTTATCAACAAATATTGTAAACGAGCCTAATAAGTTTTCTAAACTTTCTTTAGCTGCCAGCGCAATGGCAATACCACCTATACCAAGCCCGGTTATCAGCGTTAATACATTGATCTCGAAAACATAACCCAGTACAACAAAAAAAGCAATGGTACCTGTAGTTATTTTAACCAGTTCTTTCACAAAAGGCACAATCTGGTCGCTTTCCTTATGCTCTGTTAACGATGCCCGGTGGGCAAACACATAAGCTATAAAATCAATAATACGCAAGGCTATCCAAAACAGCGATATAATTATCAGCAGTAAAAAAAGTTTATCAACAACCTGTATCAAGGTAATGTTGCTGTGTACCTCAACATTATCAATTAATGCTTTGCGTTTGTAGATGACCTCGTTTAACGGAAAATCGAGCTGATTTACTGCCAGGTAAACAAGCCAGAGGCTCACAAAAAACTCAATAGGCTTAACCAGCAGGTCTATAAAAATGGTGGCATTAAGTTCTTTACCAAACCGGCCAAACAGCAGCAGCAAAACACGGCTTAACAGCCGCGAAAACAACTTTTTAAACAAAACGCACAACAAAAGTATACCCGCAAAAAGCAGGTAGCCTTTAATGGTATTGCTCCAAATTATTTTATCCAGGAAGTTAAAATTCATAAGTTATTGTAAAACCACACCGGCATTTTTTATCCGCAATAGGTACAAACAAAAAAACCTCCCTGTAAACAGGAAGGCCTTTATTATTGTAGAATAATTAAACTCTTTTTGATTTGATACGTGCAGCCTTACCTGTAAGTTCGCGCAGGTAATATAATTTGGCACGACGTACTTTACCTTGGCTGTTCAATTCAATTTTATCAATGTTTGGCGAGTTGATAGGGAAAATACGCTCAACACCAATACCGTTTGATACTTTACGTACGGTAAATGTTTCGGTACTGCCATTGCTGTTACGTTGTATAACAACACCTTGGTAAACCTGGATACGTTCCTTGTTACCTTCTCTGATTTTATAGTGTACACTAATGGTATCGCCTGATTTGAATGTAGGATATACCTTTTTTTCTATTGATTGTTCTTCAACAAATTTTACTAAATCCATGATTTTTAGCCTTTAAAGTCGATTTTTAACCCGTAAAAATCGGATTGCAAGTATAGGGATAATTTTTTGTTTAAAAAAGAGTATTTTAAAATTTTCCACATTTGCAATTTAACTAACAAATTTATGGAACCCTATTGTTGCTCAAGCAAGGTTAACGCAGCATTATCTTTCGCCCTGCCAAATAAGTTGTAAATTTTTACCTGGTTGGCTTTTGATGGAATGTTAAATACCAGGCCCTCCAGCGTAATAGGCACAACCTCCGTAATTAACGGTAATACATTAACCTAGCCCCCGGCGGTTGCTACCTGTAAATTGCCCATCAGCTCTACACTTACGCCACTCATCAAATAACGGCTAAAAGCGGAGCGGAATTTGCCTTCGTCTTTTAACTCAACCGGCACTTTAAATGAGTTAAGTATGGCATCTATGGCTTCGGCGGTTTGTTTATCGGTTAGTATATCAATATCGTTGGGCTCAACAGGGTAACCGGTAAGCATTAAACTTGTTGTGCCAATAACAAACCAGGGGCGGTTTATTGGGTAGAGTAAATGATGTAACCCTGTTAAGGTTTTTATAACCTGCAACTTATCCATCACTTCAGTAAATCGGGCCGGCGTTGTTTGGTGCGTTCTAAGGCTTGCTCAAAGCGCCATTGCTCAACGGCGGGTGTGTTGCCGCTTAATAAAATATCGGGCACCTTGTGGCCGTTCCAGTCGGCAGGGCGCGTGTATACCGGTGCATCCAGCATGTCATCCTGGAAAGAATCGCTCAGGGCCGATGTTTCATCGCTCAGTACTCCGGGTATTAACCTTACAACGGCATCAACAACAATAGCCGCAGGCAACTCGCCTCCCGAAAGAACATAATCGCCAACAGATATTTCGCGGGTAACAAAAATATCGCGGATGCGCTGGTCAATACCTTTATAGTGTCCGCAAAGTATAATAATGTTTTGTTTGATTGATAACTGGTTAGCAATTTTTTGGTTAAGCGTTTCCCCGTCCGGGCTCATAAATATCACCTCGTCGTAATCGCGTTCTGCTTTCAGGGCGTCAATACATTTGGCAAAGGGTTCAATGGTCATTACCATGCCGCTGCCGCCGCCGTAGGGGTAATCGTCAACACTTTTTTGTTTTTGGGAGCTGTAATCGCGCAGGTTATGCACATGTATTTGGGCAATGCCCTTTTTTTGGGCACGCTGCAAAATAGAATGTGCAAAGGGGCTCTCCAACAAACCCGGCAAAACGGTAATGATATCAAAACGCATGCTGCAAAGATAGGGCTTTAGAATCAAGAGCCAAGACTCAAGAACCAAAGATGCTGACAGCTTTTGGGATTATAACTTTCGTTCAAACATGGCCAAAGGGGGGCTATCAGGTTGCCCTCGCGGCAGCCAAAAAGCAAAAATATAAGGCATCGTAAACAAGCTATAAATTGCAAGTGAAACCTTTATATTTAATAATGCTTAAAACTATACTTTATGTTTTATTTATTTCAATTGCGTTCTCCTCATGTGGTGATTGCATTCAGCAAAAAAAAGGAGTTGTTATTAACAAGAAGACTGGAAAACCAATAGATAGTGTGAATGTCCATAAAGTTGGAGACCAACAGGGGGAGTACACTGATTCAAATGGTAGCTTTGAGATACATGCTGCTTCTGGCGGGCTTTTCGGATGTCCAGTGCTTAAGCTTGCTTTTTATAAATATGGATATATTTTAGCTTCGCGAGATATGTCTTCAGATACTATTTATATGGTACCAAACCATTACTCCAAATAAATATCGAGCAACCCTTCGGGCAAATCAACATACACAATACCCTTAACCTCGTCAATCCCGGTAATAATGCCTTCGCTTAGCGGGAACAAAATTTCACGGTTTTTATAAACTACGGGGCGGCCTCATCTATGGCGGTAACGTCTATTAGGTCGCCCTCGCGGCAGCCATATTCAAAACCAGTAACCAGCGTTTTAATTTGGGACCCGCAGCAACGGCGCGGTTAAAAACGGCATGCACATCCTCTACACTAATACAGTTGGTAATCCAGTTAGGGATGATGAGCATTGCTGAAAACCTGATTTTATTGACAAAGGAATTGTTAAAACCGTTTAATCATTATCATCCAGCATAAATATTTCTTCTACCGGTTTTTTAAATACGCGGGCAATTTTTAGGGCTAATACCGTTGACGGCACATATTTATTGCTTTCTATAGTGTTAATGGTTTGGCGCGAAACACCAATTAACTCGGCAAGTTCAGCTTGGGTTATGTTTATTATGGCACGGTCAACGCGGAGTGAATTTTTCATAACTTAACATACTCCTTCAATGCTCGTTTGTTATAAAAGATAAACCAATAGGGGAATAAAAACGGTTGTTTCATAACTTATAAGGCTAAGGTAGTTGTTTTTTTTAAATGGGATTCGTTATTTGTACTATGCAATTTGTATTGAAACCATACAATAAAAATGAGCGGAATAGTTATCAGGTTTAGCAGTTGTATCTCTAAGAAATCGGAACTATAAAAAAGTATGTTTGATACCAGCAGTATAACATAGTTTACATAAACTGCAACTTGCATGGCCTCGAGCCTTGTGGCGTTAATGTATTCGTCTTCGGTTTTTTCTTTTGAGTATGCCCAAATCAACAAGCTTATCGGAAGTACGATAAAAGTAGATTCCAGAAAATTAACTTTTAATGGAAATACACGGTTAACGATTAGGAAACATATAATAATTATAGATAACCACTTGCCAATAAAGCGATATGGTTTATTGGTAAGGTAGCGGACGGCTTTAATGTTATACTCGTTTTTGTTTTGATAGAGCAAATAATAGAACCGTAATATAAAAATTAACAACGGCACAAATAGGTTGTATATGGTAAAATCCAAATAGTTATCAAAAAATCCAAAACCTGAATGTTGATTAGAACTCGGAACAAACATCAATATGGTGAACAATAAATAGAAACCATAATTGACCAGTATAGCCCAGTACAATGCATTGAGTCTTATTTTTCCGGTTAGCTCATCCTCTTGTTTTACCTTCGAAAAAGCAACGAGGAGTAAACCAACAATTACAAGAGTTAAAGCGAGTTCATTGGTGAAGTTTTCTAGGGCCTTTAGAAACAAAGTATCTGTTGCGCGCAACCGAAGCACAAAGCCGGGGATTTCGTAGTTTTGATATAAAACAAAATAGCCTAAAACAAAACCAGGTATACCCAATAAGTAACCGATATACCTGCAATAACCTGGAAATAAAAAGCGAGATTTCATGATTGTCAAAATTAGTTGACCAAATGTAAAACAAATTTTACTTTTGTCAAGTATATTTGACAAATTATTTCTACTCCAAATAAATATCCAGTAAACCTTCGGGCAAATCAACATACACAATACCCTTAACCTCGTCAATACCGGTAATAATGCCTTCACTTAGCGGGAACAAAATTTCACGGTTTTTATAAACCACGGTGGCTATCAATTGCTGTGGAAGTTCCTGAATCTCAATAATGGTTCCCAATGTGCCTTCATCCTCATCTATGGCGGTAAAGCCCATCAGGTCGCGCAGGGTAAAATCGTTTTCGTCTTTAACGGGTTTTAGTTTGTTTGGCAGGTAAATGTCTTTTTTGGCAAGCGGGGTAGCTTTGTCAATATGGTCAACATCTTCCAGGTAAATAAAGGCTATATTTTTTTGCGGCATCTTAAACGACTCCACAAAGTAGGGTATCAGTTTCCCACCCGATTGGATAAACAACGCATCAAACGTTAATTTTTCGGGTTCTCCAAAATCAATAAAAGCCTGCAACTCGCCCTTTAAACCGCGGGTTTTGGTAACGGTGCCAATGCGGAAGCAATCTTCTATCTTCATATTTCGGTATGCCTTTAAAAAAGTATAGCGAAGAGTTGTTAACCAACGCCTTCGCTATACCTGTGTAATTTAAAAATAATTTATTCTGCGCCTTCTTCTGTTGCTTCGTCGGCAGCAGGGGCTTCTTCTGCAACTTCTTCAACGGGAGGTGCATTTTTAGCGGCAATAGCAGCAGCTTTGTCTTCTTTCTTTTTAGCTTCAGCAATTAAAGCAGCTTTTTTAGCTTCTTCTTTAGCTGTAGATAAGGTGTCTTTTTTACCGGTAATTTTTCCGTCTTTTTGATCTACCCAGGCAGCAAATTTTTCGTTTGCTTGTTCTTCGGTTAATGCGCCTTTAGCTACACCACCTTGTAAATGTTTTTTGTATAAAACGCCTTTGTACGACAATATTGCACGGCAGGTATCAGTTGGTTGTGCACCTGTGTTAACCCAATCAAGAGTTTTGTCGAAATTAATGTCAATAGTTGCCGGGTTTGTGTTAGGATTATAAGATCCTAAACGCTCGATGAAACGACCGTCTCTTGGAGCACGGGAATCCGCCACCACGATGTAATAAAAAGGTTTTCCTTTTTTACCGTGTCTTTGCAGTCTGATTTTAGTTGCCATTTTTAATTTTTTATGTATTCAACATATGCCCCGGAGTACTATCTGCGGGGCTGCAAAGTTAACAAAAAAGTTATAATAAAAAACTTTTATTTAAAACCTTGTTTTATAGACTAATATTTTTGTAAATGCGTAAATTAGCATTTTCAGAAAAGCGTCCTAATGCTTAATAAACTACTGTATGCACTAAACGATTTTGCGTGGGCCTATAACCCGGCCTTGCAGCAGTATGTTTTTATTGGGCCCAATGCACAGCAGGTTTTGGGCCTAAGCACCGATGAGGTATCTGCCGATGTTAATTTTTTGCAAAAAAGGATACTAGCCGAAGATAAAGAACATGTTTTAAAGGTTATTGAAAGCTTAACACCCAATAATTGGGTTGAACTTTATTACCGCATTAATATTGACGGCGAAACTAAGTGGCTTTTTGAAAAACGCACCTGTTTTATTGAAGAGGGCAGCAACCATGAGGTTGTACTTTCGGTAATTAAAGATGTAAGCGACCAAAAGGCAGTAAAATATCATTTAGAGAAAGCCCTGGGCGATTTTAGCGTTTTGTTTGAAAAAAACAAAAGCCCGATGTGGATATACGAAATACCATCATTACGTATTATTAAAGTTAACCAGGCCGCTATAGGCCATTACGGTTATAGCCATGCCGAGTTTTTGAACATGACCATAAGGGATGTGCGCCCTAAATTAGATTTGGCCGCATTTAACGAATACATTTTTAGAAAAGGCATTACCAAAAATAAACTAAGGGGTAATAATGCGGCAGGAATATGGCGGCACCAAAATAAAAGCGGCGACATTATTTATGCCGAAATTACCGGCCACGAGATTAAATATAACCACACATCGTGCCGTATAATTATTGCTACCGATGTAACCGAACGTGTGCTTTTTGAAGAAGAAAGAGATAAAGAAGCCGCCGCCCGTTAATACTTACAGCGATAAAATTTCTACAATTTTTAACAAATTGGGGTTTATCTCCACATAGTGTTTAATAGCATGTTCAAACGGGGTATAGGCTATTTCGTTATTTACTACGCCTATTAGTTCGCCACGTTGGCCGTTTAGTAAAGCTTCAACAGCGGCAACACCTACACGGCTTGCAAGTACCCTATCCATACAACTTGGCCTGCCGCCACGTTGTATATGGCCAAGTATTGATACCCGGGTATCATAATTAGGATATTTTTCTTTAACCTGCCGGGCTATCTCAAAAGCTCCACCGGCTTCTTCGGCTTCGGCCACAATCACAATTTTCGACGATTTATCTTTCCTACCGCGTTCTAACCTTTCAAACAAAGCACTTTCGTTTGTTTTTGTTTCGGGTATCAGTATAGCTTCTGCGCCCGAAGCTATACCGGTACGCAGGGCAATTAAACCCGAATCGCGGCCCATAACTTCAACAATAAATAACCTGTCGTGCGATTCTGCCGTATCTCTTATTTTATCAACGGCATCAATAACAGTATTGATGGCCGTATCGTAACCAATAGTAAAATCGGTTCCCTGTAAATCGTTATCAATGGTGCCGGGCAAACCAACAATGGGTATATCAAACTCCTGGCTAAAAATACGCGCGCCGGTAAAAGTACCGTCGCCGCCAATACCCACAAGGGCATCAACACCGTTTGCTTTTAATTGGTTATATGCTTTTTGACGGCCTTCGGGCGTGCGAAACTCATCACTACGGGCAGTTTTTAGGATGGTACCACCACGCTGAATGATATTTGATACCGACTTTCTATCCATCGGTATCATTTCGCCTTTAATCATTCCCTCGTAGCCCCGGCGAATGCCCGTTACCTGCAAATCATAGTACAAAGCAGTACGTACAACTGCCCTTATGGCAGCATTCATGCCGGGAGCATCGCCACCCGATGTAAAAACACCTATATTTTTAATTTGAGCCATTGTTTTTTTTGTATTCGGTTATTCCGCTATCTAAAAATTTAGCGTACTCAGCCGGATCATAATTTGCACCCTGTGGCTTAACTATTGTATTGCCATCTTTGTCTGCAAACAGGTTTCCGTTGCTATCTAATATCACATAGTCAGGTTGTGAGTTAGAATTAAACCTCGAGGCTTGCAGGTCACTCCATTTTGCGCCCAAAGTTGTAATTTTTTTACCACTATATGAAGAAATAAATTGCTCATTTTTATCAAGCTCTGTTTTATCGTCAACATAAAGTTCAACCATTACAAAATCATTCTGCAAACGCTTCAACACATCGGGGTTGCTCCAAACATTGTTTTCCATTTTACGGCAATTTACACAATTCCAGCCTGTAAAATCTAACAAAACGGGTTTTTTAACCAGTTTAGATACTTTTAGGGCCTGGTCGTAATCATACCATCCTTCTAAACCGGCAACCTTGCCGCGTTTAAATATATCTTCATATTTTTTTGCTCCAACGCTGCTTACATCGGCAACTTTTGTGGCCGAGCCGCTGCTGAGTTGTAAATTATACAAGTTAAAATCCTGAGTAGCCGGCGGCGGTAAGTATGCGCTAATAAATTTTAACGGCGCGCCCCACATACCCGGTATCATATATAAAACAAAGGCAAAGGTGATGATGGATAGAAATATACGCGATACCGAAATAAAAGGCAGATCGCTATCGTGGGCAAATTTTAATTTACCAATAAGGTACATGCCGCCTAAAAAGCCTATCACAATCCATAGGGATAAAAATATTTCTCTGTCAAACCAATTCCAGTGGTAAGCCAAATCAACATTCGATAAAAACTTTACCGAAAACGCAAGTTCCAAAAACCCTAACACAACTTTTACACTGTTTAACCAACCGCCAGATTTTGGCATTGATTTTAATAACGATGGAAATATGGCGAATAAAGTAAACGGAATAGCTAAAGCCAGCGAAAAACCAAACATAGCTATGGCGGGCCCTATCCGTTCGCCTTTAATGGCTGCATCAACCAGTACTGTTCCAATTATGGGTCCGGTACAGCTAAAAGATACTACTGCCAGTGTAGCAGCCATAAAAAACAGTCCGCTCAAACCACCCTTATCCGAATTTTCGTCTAATTTGTTGGCTAGCGACGACGGTAACGATATTTCGAAAGCACCTAAAAACGAAGCGCCGAATACCAATAATAGTATAAAGAAAAAGAAATTAAATATACCGTTTGTAGCTAAGGCATTTAGCGAAGCAGAGCCAAAAAACGCGGCAATTACCAACCCCAGAAACACGTAAATTAAAATAATAGAAAGGCCATATATAATGGCTTGCGTAATACCTTTATTACGCGTTCCGCCCCGCTTTAAAAAAAAGCTCACCGTAAGCGGTATCATCGGGAAAATACAAGGCATAATTAAAGCAGCAAAGCCGCCTATAAAGCCCGCCAAAAAAATAGCCCATAACGAGCGTGGGGCATCTGTTTTTGTAGCAGCGGTGCTAATTGTTTGTTTTTTTGAGGCT includes:
- a CDS encoding transposase, with translation MSLPSWIQKFKEPKTEIRLIKGTFYKYAVEYRYNSEKKRTDKITLELLGKITEKEGFVPSDKKLIKDKGNSLPVVDIKTYGLYNLFTSLLAEDLPSLLTLFPEPVSQTLLTVAMMRFAYQHPIKRMPFQHAHDYCSLNWVTKGLDDKAITAALKYVGENRELLLGWMKGRLGVREAMQDKFVMIDSTHIPSLSEHLSVNAMGYNPQHSYDPQIRLMYIFSAQMQQPVYYRLINGNITDVTSMKICVDELNIKDVVFIADKGFYSKKNVADLKTASIHFIIPLYRNNNLIDYEPLQQANFKKGIKNYFTYQKRVVWYYEYEKEGLMLTTYLDERLRVEEEADFLTRTQTHPDKYKEVDFFERVDRFGTLTLTNHLPEAVSAQMLYETYKQRNEIEVMFDAYKHFLLADKTYMQNRYVLEGWLMANFIAMIAYYRLYTRLKTANKLSKYAPKDIVEISKSIYQTKIRNTWVRSEITKKTKDLFKSIDIDYLN
- a CDS encoding lysozyme inhibitor LprI family protein, whose protein sequence is MKYLMMILGLLFINSVVKAQTEQTITDLEVENKKCLDKGQAMLGCEQKFYGQLDSVLNVAYKNLRAGLNPTEKLALKADQLKWLALRDKAFADRKGAFASSAQDDRMIAYAEMNSIVKARVRLLIKRISINVAKALPNRAQCVEKESKPNENGDVTITRTCTYQNYRSVSIGEPDYKGRTFWSSKVYLKQNGVFVKVTNAAFFNQNGDKLLAMLNKTFNEDFMKARAEETDPDSKACYGDKTKLDWFKP
- a CDS encoding mechanosensitive ion channel family protein; its protein translation is MNFNFLDKIIWSNTIKGYLLFAGILLLCVLFKKLFSRLLSRVLLLLFGRFGKELNATIFIDLLVKPIEFFVSLWLVYLAVNQLDFPLNEVIYKRKALIDNVEVHSNITLIQVVDKLFLLLIIISLFWIALRIIDFIAYVFAHRASLTEHKESDQIVPFVKELVKITTGTIAFFVVLGYVFEINVLTLITGLGIGGIAIALAAKESLENLLGSFTIFVDKPFVLGDFVKVNGVEGTIEKVGFRSTRIRTAEKSVVTMPNKKMIDTALENMSVRNYRRVKFDVGLTYNTPIADIKNIADKITSYINAHSKTSDDGIVTFENFGSSSLDLQVLYYIEMMDYNWYLKIKEEINFKIIEIVQQSAGDFAFPTQTVIHQNQTPLA
- the rplS gene encoding 50S ribosomal protein L19, with protein sequence MDLVKFVEEQSIEKKVYPTFKSGDTISVHYKIREGNKERIQVYQGVVIQRNSNGSTETFTVRKVSNGIGVERIFPINSPNIDKIELNSQGKVRRAKLYYLRELTGKAARIKSKRV
- a CDS encoding nucleotidyltransferase domain-containing protein → MDKLQVIKTLTGLHHLLYPINRPWFVIGTTSLMLTGYPVEPNDIDILTDKQTAEAIDAILNSFKVPVELKDEGKFRSAFSRYLMSGVSVELMGNLQVATAGG
- the trmD gene encoding tRNA (guanosine(37)-N1)-methyltransferase TrmD, whose product is MRFDIITVLPGLLESPFAHSILQRAQKKGIAQIHVHNLRDYSSQKQKSVDDYPYGGGSGMVMTIEPFAKCIDALKAERDYDEVIFMSPDGETLNQKIANQLSIKQNIIILCGHYKGIDQRIRDIFVTREISVGDYVLSGGELPAAIVVDAVVRLIPGVLSDETSALSDSFQDDMLDAPVYTRPADWNGHKVPDILLSGNTPAVEQWRFEQALERTKQRRPDLLK
- a CDS encoding carboxypeptidase-like regulatory domain-containing protein, with the translated sequence MLKTILYVLFISIAFSSCGDCIQQKKGVVINKKTGKPIDSVNVHKVGDQQGEYTDSNGSFEIHAASGGLFGCPVLKLAFYKYGYILASRDMSSDTIYMVPNHYSK
- a CDS encoding helix-turn-helix transcriptional regulator, with protein sequence MKNSLRVDRAIINITQAELAELIGVSRQTINTIESNKYVPSTVLALKIARVFKKPVEEIFMLDDND
- the rimM gene encoding ribosome maturation factor RimM (Essential for efficient processing of 16S rRNA) encodes the protein MKIEDCFRIGTVTKTRGLKGELQAFIDFGEPEKLTFDALFIQSGGKLIPYFVESFKMPQKNIAFIYLEDVDHIDKATPLAKKDIYLPNKLKPVKDENDFTLRDLMGFTAIDEDEGTLGTIIEIQELPQQLIATVVYKNREILFPLSEGIITGIDEVKGIVYVDLPEGLLDIYLE
- a CDS encoding 30S ribosomal protein S16 codes for the protein MATKIRLQRHGKKGKPFYYIVVADSRAPRDGRFIERLGSYNPNTNPATIDINFDKTLDWVNTGAQPTDTCRAILSYKGVLYKKHLQGGVAKGALTEEQANEKFAAWVDQKDGKITGKKDTLSTAKEEAKKAALIAEAKKKEDKAAAIAAKNAPPVEEVAEEAPAADEATEEGAE
- a CDS encoding PAS domain-containing protein, coding for MLNKLLYALNDFAWAYNPALQQYVFIGPNAQQVLGLSTDEVSADVNFLQKRILAEDKEHVLKVIESLTPNNWVELYYRINIDGETKWLFEKRTCFIEEGSNHEVVLSVIKDVSDQKAVKYHLEKALGDFSVLFEKNKSPMWIYEIPSLRIIKVNQAAIGHYGYSHAEFLNMTIRDVRPKLDLAAFNEYIFRKGITKNKLRGNNAAGIWRHQNKSGDIIYAEITGHEIKYNHTSCRIIIATDVTERVLFEEERDKEAAAR
- the pfkA gene encoding 6-phosphofructokinase, which gives rise to MAQIKNIGVFTSGGDAPGMNAAIRAVVRTALYYDLQVTGIRRGYEGMIKGEMIPMDRKSVSNIIQRGGTILKTARSDEFRTPEGRQKAYNQLKANGVDALVGIGGDGTFTGARIFSQEFDIPIVGLPGTIDNDLQGTDFTIGYDTAINTVIDAVDKIRDTAESHDRLFIVEVMGRDSGLIALRTGIASGAEAILIPETKTNESALFERLERGRKDKSSKIVIVAEAEEAGGAFEIARQVKEKYPNYDTRVSILGHIQRGGRPSCMDRVLASRVGVAAVEALLNGQRGELIGVVNNEIAYTPFEHAIKHYVEINPNLLKIVEILSL
- a CDS encoding protein-disulfide reductase DsbD family protein, which produces MKSKLPVTTLFLIVLLFFSAPLPAAAQSKAADTVSTADVQFTSIPTAADSMAAKKEAAKKNIAAASKKQTISTAATKTDAPRSLWAIFLAGFIGGFAALIMPCIFPMIPLTVSFFLKRGGTRNKGITQAIIYGLSIILIYVFLGLVIAAFFGSASLNALATNGIFNFFFFILLLVFGASFLGAFEISLPSSLANKLDENSDKGGLSGLFFMAATLAVVSFSCTGPIIGTVLVDAAIKGERIGPAIAMFGFSLALAIPFTLFAIFPSLLKSMPKSGGWLNSVKVVLGFLELAFSVKFLSNVDLAYHWNWFDREIFLSLWIVIGFLGGMYLIGKLKFAHDSDLPFISVSRIFLSIITFAFVLYMIPGMWGAPLKFISAYLPPPATQDFNLYNLQLSSGSATKVADVSSVGAKKYEDIFKRGKVAGLEGWYDYDQALKVSKLVKKPVLLDFTGWNCVNCRKMENNVWSNPDVLKRLQNDFVMVELYVDDKTELDKNEQFISSYSGKKITTLGAKWSDLQASRFNSNSQPDYVILDSNGNLFADKDGNTIVKPQGANYDPAEYAKFLDSGITEYKKNNGSN